A region of Bacteroidota bacterium DNA encodes the following proteins:
- a CDS encoding T9SS type A sorting domain-containing protein: MTNHVGCDSFITMLLTLRSSTSSTLVVDTCGTFGLNGQLYPNSGTYSQVIPNSVGCDSLITLQLTTRPHSATTVSDSSCDSYTFNGQIYTQSGTYSQTLASANGCDSVVTLHLTLLANIHSQTVEACDSFVFSGQTLDSSGTYTFPYVNQYGCDSVEILNLTVGHLQADIDQQGNTLVGLPLGGIYQWVDCNNNYSPIPGANGPIFIPTTTGSYAVNVNYGPCNGRSDCVPVVIVGSSPQYQPLVRCHPVPATEKVWVEWGSVADADIQVLSLHGQLLESMHISQQSATQLTLPGPMGIYFLRVDVFGQSSVIKVMKE, encoded by the coding sequence TTGACCAACCACGTAGGGTGCGACAGCTTCATCACCATGTTGTTGACGCTGAGATCTTCAACCTCGTCTACCTTGGTTGTGGATACATGCGGCACATTTGGATTGAATGGTCAGCTTTATCCGAATTCAGGCACATATTCCCAGGTGATTCCCAACAGCGTTGGTTGTGATAGCTTGATTACCTTGCAGCTTACCACGCGTCCCCATTCCGCAACGACGGTTTCGGACTCAAGTTGCGACAGCTATACCTTCAATGGGCAAATTTATACACAGTCGGGAACCTATTCACAGACCCTGGCAAGCGCGAATGGCTGTGACAGCGTGGTCACACTACACCTCACCTTGCTGGCAAATATCCATTCCCAGACAGTGGAAGCTTGTGACAGCTTTGTGTTTTCAGGACAAACCCTGGACTCAAGCGGGACCTACACCTTTCCGTATGTGAATCAATATGGTTGTGACAGTGTGGAAATTTTGAATCTTACTGTTGGGCATCTTCAAGCGGATATTGACCAGCAAGGAAACACATTGGTTGGATTGCCATTGGGTGGCATTTACCAATGGGTTGATTGCAACAACAATTACAGTCCGATTCCTGGAGCAAATGGGCCGATTTTCATTCCCACCACAACGGGTAGCTATGCCGTCAATGTGAACTATGGCCCCTGCAATGGGCGCTCAGATTGTGTCCCGGTAGTCATCGTCGGGTCATCGCCACAATACCAGCCTTTGGTCAGGTGCCATCCCGTTCCAGCGACGGAGAAGGTATGGGTCGAGTGGGGCAGCGTAGCTGATGCAGACATACAGGTGTTGAGCTTGCATGGGCAATTATTGGAATCCATGCACATCTCCCAGCAATCCGCGACACAATTGACATTGCCGGGCCCGATGGGCATTTATTTTCTCCGTGTCGACGTCTTTGGGCAGTCGTCGGTGATCAAAGTCATGAAGGAATGA
- a CDS encoding T9SS type A sorting domain-containing protein produces MYKRNIQYILILIIVLLQSNEGLRATHNVGIDIRLECLNACSIRVNFKAYRDCTGAYDVTTDPSWVSADPNCTQAPTRVLSFAVVKTEVTPVCPLVTTYCSDPNATIHGVEQHAWNIIYNTCNASPCVYDLFYMDCCRNMPITSLVNPGGLQMSVHLRGIDLTAPTCNNSPQYHNIPVLHLCTGQSRTYDMGGTDPDGDSLSYAIATCMADSMVPVPFQVGYSTTSPLGPTWGCSIDSSTGLLRMTAQPGSPQIGVVCVTTSEFRNGNLIATNTRDMQIVVLQCNGNNTPPAVTSIALANGNASVIGNHVYTCIQNPFCLDIIAADANPGQVFSYFWSASIPGATFSDANNPNITDTLWSYFGNAAIGRFCWTPSNAGTYGLRLSMVDNFCPVPSGGDTVIWIHVVPMPFAQAAVTPLACLDYGFAGGAGGCGTSGNFSYLWSGGGGLSSTSQNFNHHFPYPGIYPWQLIVDDGQGYRDTIRDTIVAAQSLTWSQIMTGNTLLDACLGPTGCILDAGPGFSNYSWSTGATTQTITVYNPGAYSVTVEETTGCRLRDIENVVKTPADLSGIVTSHLGVPMALQKVRLLRIQSAPLAFVTIDSTLTDASGYYQFCNITDTTVYAKVHPDINAFPLDMPTYADSALVWNLANGASPLLNGPTVRDIHAIYGQNPGGSGSLGGTVVQGTNKVGGIGDPVPGLRLFLRHVGLGQIVGYRDTDVNGYFVFSGLPIADYEVIPDFPYVDENLPPFVALNAQLTQRNQLDFILHPTWLELVTTIGFVDHGRTSFSFEAWPNPCTGPLTLEMELEQASKLSFAFYDLAGRQLTTPQTQRFSAGHHQQILEIGALAKGVYCLRVWVNGQVHVLRIVKA; encoded by the coding sequence ATGTACAAAAGAAATATACAGTACATCCTCATTCTGATCATTGTTTTGCTTCAAAGCAACGAGGGGCTACGGGCAACACACAACGTCGGCATTGATATCCGTCTTGAATGTCTCAATGCCTGTTCAATCCGGGTGAATTTCAAAGCTTACAGGGACTGCACGGGTGCATACGACGTGACGACCGACCCAAGTTGGGTCAGCGCCGACCCGAATTGTACGCAGGCACCGACCCGGGTCTTGTCATTCGCGGTAGTAAAAACCGAAGTGACCCCCGTTTGTCCTTTGGTCACTACTTATTGCAGCGACCCCAACGCTACCATACATGGTGTGGAGCAACACGCCTGGAATATCATCTACAACACCTGCAATGCTTCACCTTGTGTCTATGACCTATTCTACATGGATTGCTGTCGCAACATGCCCATCACTTCCCTTGTAAATCCCGGAGGTTTGCAGATGAGTGTGCACTTGCGTGGAATCGATCTCACGGCTCCAACCTGCAACAATTCACCGCAGTACCACAACATTCCTGTTTTGCACCTCTGTACAGGGCAATCTCGCACCTATGACATGGGAGGCACTGATCCTGATGGCGACTCATTGTCCTATGCGATTGCAACATGCATGGCCGATTCCATGGTCCCGGTGCCCTTTCAGGTCGGATATTCAACGACATCACCACTTGGTCCAACTTGGGGATGCAGTATCGATTCATCGACAGGCCTGCTGCGAATGACCGCTCAACCCGGCAGCCCGCAAATCGGCGTGGTTTGTGTTACAACTTCAGAATTTCGCAATGGCAACCTCATCGCCACCAACACCCGCGACATGCAAATCGTGGTGCTCCAATGCAACGGCAACAACACGCCGCCTGCGGTGACATCCATTGCACTTGCAAATGGGAATGCATCCGTAATCGGCAACCACGTCTATACCTGTATACAAAACCCATTCTGCCTCGACATCATAGCAGCCGATGCTAATCCCGGGCAGGTGTTCAGCTACTTTTGGAGTGCATCGATTCCTGGCGCAACGTTTTCAGACGCCAACAATCCCAATATCACAGACACATTGTGGAGCTATTTTGGGAATGCCGCCATAGGCCGATTCTGTTGGACCCCGAGCAATGCTGGCACTTATGGGCTACGATTGTCGATGGTGGACAATTTTTGCCCGGTGCCTTCTGGAGGCGATACGGTCATCTGGATCCACGTGGTGCCCATGCCATTTGCGCAAGCCGCGGTCACGCCGTTGGCATGCCTGGATTATGGATTTGCGGGTGGGGCCGGTGGTTGTGGCACGAGCGGCAACTTCAGCTATTTATGGAGTGGCGGAGGCGGATTGTCAAGTACTTCGCAAAATTTCAACCACCATTTCCCCTACCCTGGCATCTATCCCTGGCAATTGATCGTGGATGACGGGCAAGGTTACCGAGACACGATCAGAGACACTATTGTAGCAGCGCAGTCGCTTACTTGGTCCCAAATCATGACGGGAAATACGCTGCTAGATGCGTGTCTCGGACCAACGGGCTGCATATTGGATGCTGGACCGGGCTTTTCGAATTATTCTTGGTCCACCGGTGCCACTACACAGACGATCACCGTCTACAACCCCGGCGCTTATAGCGTAACGGTAGAGGAAACCACAGGCTGCAGGCTTCGCGATATCGAAAATGTCGTCAAGACCCCAGCGGATTTATCCGGAATTGTGACCAGCCATTTGGGCGTGCCCATGGCCCTTCAGAAGGTGCGCTTGCTGCGAATTCAATCCGCCCCGCTTGCCTTTGTCACGATCGATTCGACCCTTACAGATGCCAGTGGTTATTATCAGTTTTGCAACATCACCGATACCACGGTCTATGCGAAGGTGCATCCCGATATCAATGCCTTTCCCTTGGATATGCCAACTTATGCCGACAGTGCATTGGTATGGAATCTTGCCAACGGAGCAAGTCCATTGCTGAACGGTCCTACCGTGCGTGACATTCATGCCATCTATGGTCAAAATCCCGGGGGCAGCGGCTCCCTGGGTGGTACCGTCGTGCAAGGGACCAACAAAGTCGGCGGAATTGGAGATCCGGTTCCCGGATTGCGTCTGTTTTTGCGCCATGTGGGCTTAGGCCAGATTGTTGGATACCGCGATACAGATGTCAACGGCTACTTTGTCTTTTCTGGATTGCCGATTGCCGACTATGAAGTGATCCCTGATTTCCCCTATGTTGATGAGAATTTGCCCCCGTTCGTGGCATTGAACGCGCAGCTTACACAACGCAATCAACTCGATTTCATTTTGCATCCCACTTGGTTGGAATTGGTGACAACCATTGGCTTTGTGGATCACGGGCGCACGTCGTTTTCGTTTGAAGCATGGCCAAATCCTTGCACAGGTCCATTGACCTTGGAAATGGAGTTGGAACAAGCGAGCAAGTTATCCTTTGCGTTTTATGATTTGGCGGGTCGGCAATTGACGACTCCTCAAACCCAACGCTTTTCAGCAGGACATCATCAACAAATCCTGGAAATCGGCGCATTGGCCAAGGGGGTCTATTGCCTACGCGTGTGGGTCAACGGACAGGTGCATGTATTGCGCATCGTCAAGGCTTAA
- a CDS encoding YdeI/OmpD-associated family protein — MNPKVDHYFAEGCGRCALGGTPACKVHKWPREMAQLRMLLLGCGLTEEVKWDVPCYTFQNSNVIILAAFKEYCALSFFKGALLSDSEGILVKPGENTQAGRMLRFTDVREIVAMEDTIRAYIFEAIEVEKAGLKVPSMPPSELPIPAELQSKFEEDPAFQSAFTSLTPGRQRGYLHHFNSAKQSATRTARIEKCMSQIFLGKGLND, encoded by the coding sequence ATGAATCCAAAAGTTGACCATTATTTTGCCGAAGGTTGCGGGCGCTGTGCGCTCGGGGGTACACCCGCCTGCAAGGTTCACAAGTGGCCGCGTGAAATGGCGCAGTTGCGCATGTTGTTGCTCGGCTGCGGACTCACCGAGGAAGTCAAATGGGACGTGCCCTGCTATACCTTTCAAAACAGCAATGTGATCATCCTTGCCGCCTTCAAGGAATATTGCGCATTGAGCTTCTTCAAAGGTGCCCTTCTGAGCGATTCCGAGGGAATTCTCGTCAAACCCGGAGAAAATACACAAGCCGGCCGCATGCTGCGCTTCACGGATGTCAGGGAAATTGTTGCCATGGAAGACACGATTCGAGCCTACATTTTTGAAGCCATCGAAGTCGAAAAAGCAGGACTTAAAGTCCCGTCCATGCCACCATCCGAACTGCCGATTCCAGCCGAACTGCAATCCAAATTCGAAGAGGATCCCGCTTTTCAATCCGCCTTCACATCCCTCACTCCGGGCAGGCAACGCGGTTACCTCCATCATTTTAACTCCGCCAAACAGTCCGCTACCCGCACGGCGAGGATTGAAAAATGCATGTCGCAGATCTTTCTCGGGAAGGGGCTGAATGATTGA
- a CDS encoding YdeI/OmpD-associated family protein, translating into MYGENPKVNFYFEKAVRWQQEVKRLRVLALETGLAEELKWGHPCYVLGKANVFLIHDFKDYCALLFHKGSLLQDSAGLLVQQTENVQAARQLRFTNLQEIHAQEAMIKAYMHEAIAVEKAGLKVELKKTTEFNMPEEFQSALEANSELKTAFEGLTPGRQRGYLLHFSSPKQSATRASRVAKSIPKILSGKGLDDESKS; encoded by the coding sequence ATGTACGGCGAAAATCCGAAGGTGAATTTCTATTTCGAGAAAGCAGTCCGTTGGCAACAGGAGGTCAAGCGCTTGCGCGTGCTCGCCCTGGAAACCGGACTGGCTGAAGAATTAAAATGGGGCCATCCCTGTTATGTGCTTGGCAAAGCCAACGTATTCCTGATCCACGACTTCAAGGATTATTGCGCCTTGCTGTTTCACAAAGGATCCTTGCTCCAAGACAGCGCGGGACTTTTGGTGCAACAGACTGAAAACGTGCAAGCTGCAAGACAGCTCCGCTTCACCAACCTGCAAGAAATCCATGCGCAGGAAGCAATGATCAAAGCCTATATGCACGAGGCGATCGCCGTCGAAAAAGCAGGACTGAAAGTCGAATTGAAGAAAACGACGGAATTCAACATGCCAGAGGAATTCCAATCTGCCCTGGAAGCCAATTCCGAACTCAAAACGGCATTCGAAGGGCTTACTCCAGGTCGGCAACGCGGTTATCTCCTTCATTTCTCTTCGCCGAAACAATCCGCGACACGTGCATCGAGGGTAGCCAAGTCCATCCCCAAAATACTTTCCGGAAAAGGCTTGGACGATGAATCCAAAAGTTGA
- a CDS encoding T9SS type A sorting domain-containing protein, translated as MRKAIYTLLLLAILGLSHKISAQTVAAGRAFTVAVCENQTVKAWGYNVNGQLGNGSNTDSYVPVSVSNITGITAVSCGDRHALALKDDGTVWAWGDNGNGCLGNGGNVSSNVPVATLITGVKAVAAGRYHSVALKNDSTVWAWGFNGEGALGNGTYINSNFPIIVPALSDIIAVSAGTNFSMALKVDGTVWAWGFNDDGELGNGTNIKSNIPVMVSSLTNVKAISAGYYHALALKNDGTVWGWGYNVNGQLGVGNYTDTNVPVTIPNFTTVTRISGGRSFSLASKADGTVWAWGRNDRGQLANGTNTSGNVPVQATSISNATVLYAGEQHAVARKSDGSGWTWGDNSNGQLGDGTIVSSNVALSVPGLCQVLSGTANVEVPTVAIYPNPNLGQFNLAVSKANGTVEVYNLIGAKVYQAEVRGLEAQIDLSAQPKGLYILKYYSGNAVQTGRVVIE; from the coding sequence ATGAGAAAAGCCATTTACACTCTTTTGTTGCTCGCCATTTTGGGCTTGAGCCACAAGATTTCTGCACAAACCGTTGCAGCAGGAAGGGCATTTACCGTGGCAGTTTGCGAAAACCAAACCGTCAAGGCTTGGGGATACAACGTCAACGGTCAATTGGGGAACGGCAGCAATACCGACAGTTATGTTCCCGTCTCGGTGAGCAACATCACGGGCATCACGGCGGTTTCCTGCGGAGACCGGCATGCCTTGGCATTAAAAGACGACGGTACTGTCTGGGCATGGGGCGACAATGGCAACGGATGCCTGGGAAATGGCGGCAACGTCAGCAGCAACGTTCCCGTCGCAACCCTCATCACCGGCGTAAAAGCAGTTGCAGCAGGACGTTACCATTCCGTGGCGTTGAAAAACGACAGCACGGTTTGGGCGTGGGGATTCAATGGCGAAGGAGCCCTTGGCAACGGTACCTATATCAACAGCAATTTTCCGATCATCGTCCCGGCACTTTCCGACATCATTGCGGTCTCGGCTGGCACCAACTTTTCAATGGCTTTGAAAGTGGATGGCACCGTCTGGGCCTGGGGATTCAACGACGATGGCGAACTCGGCAACGGAACCAACATCAAATCCAACATTCCGGTGATGGTCAGTTCGCTTACGAACGTCAAAGCCATTTCGGCTGGATACTACCATGCCTTGGCCTTAAAAAATGACGGCACTGTCTGGGGTTGGGGTTACAATGTCAACGGTCAATTGGGCGTGGGCAACTATACCGATACCAACGTGCCGGTGACAATCCCCAATTTCACCACGGTTACCAGGATTTCAGGTGGAAGGTCGTTTTCCTTGGCTAGCAAAGCCGATGGCACCGTTTGGGCTTGGGGAAGAAATGACCGCGGGCAATTGGCCAATGGAACCAATACGAGCGGCAATGTGCCGGTGCAAGCCACCTCGATCAGCAACGCCACCGTTTTGTATGCCGGGGAGCAACATGCCGTTGCGCGCAAATCAGATGGCAGCGGATGGACTTGGGGCGACAACAGCAACGGCCAATTGGGTGATGGCACCATCGTTTCCAGCAACGTTGCACTGTCTGTGCCTGGACTTTGCCAAGTTTTGTCCGGCACTGCAAATGTGGAAGTGCCCACGGTTGCAATTTATCCCAACCCCAATCTTGGACAATTCAATTTGGCCGTCTCCAAAGCCAATGGAACGGTTGAAGTCTACAATTTGATTGGAGCAAAGGTTTACCAAGCAGAAGTGAGAGGTCTCGAAGCCCAAATAGACCTGTCTGCACAGCCCAAAGGCCTCTATATTTTGAAATATTATTCAGGCAACGCCGTTCAGACGGGACGTGTCGTGATTGAATAA
- a CDS encoding T9SS type A sorting domain-containing protein translates to MKHIIYPNKVLPFFLLCVIGLLGFSGKVFAQGGFVMDINAQVVVEGTASIVIADGKWQNDGIFEAGTGLVRIEGTGSTANSTIGGLSTSGSFYDLTLNKASNAAQLVNDIVVSHQLFLTSGPLDLNTHQLTLDNSDSNAVARTSGYLLSEQPNNSSTVAWFIGTAAGVHTIPFGAISGIYIPMEIRVTSGNVDTVRVSTYPTNGANLPLPVTPTLVTNVLNDEGLDNSANTVDRFWEVNPTGSTGVISLTLNAQLDEVGTVTNLVAQRWDSLSDTWDAPLPGQISSATAVTVPNVSEFTTFAIAEAVEPLRVEFLSFDAYVNGSKVMLKWVTGSETNSDHFSVQRSADGYSFTEIGTEAAAGNSYVVLRYSSEDLNPLKGRSFYRIVEYDVNGGTVTSDMRAVYFEELKSMTFSVYPNPITQGNLQLRIVGGEGETVTIRLADMLGKVLISSELKLNDDIVDYSFEIIPFLAKGNYVVWIASKLGNKSFQVIVQ, encoded by the coding sequence ATGAAGCACATCATCTACCCCAATAAAGTCCTCCCTTTTTTTCTTCTCTGCGTGATTGGCTTGCTCGGGTTTTCGGGAAAAGTCTTTGCGCAAGGCGGATTCGTGATGGATATCAATGCCCAAGTCGTCGTGGAGGGTACTGCAAGCATTGTCATTGCCGATGGCAAATGGCAGAACGATGGAATTTTTGAAGCGGGGACCGGATTGGTTCGCATCGAAGGCACCGGCAGTACGGCCAATTCCACCATCGGCGGATTGTCTACGAGCGGCAGCTTCTATGACTTGACCTTGAACAAAGCCTCCAATGCTGCCCAATTGGTGAATGATATTGTGGTCAGTCATCAACTATTCCTGACCAGTGGACCCTTGGATTTGAATACGCATCAACTCACGCTCGATAACAGCGACTCTAATGCCGTCGCACGCACATCCGGCTACCTGCTGAGTGAGCAACCCAATAATTCGAGTACGGTTGCTTGGTTCATCGGAACAGCTGCGGGCGTTCATACCATTCCGTTTGGCGCCATTTCCGGCATCTATATCCCGATGGAAATCCGGGTTACCTCTGGCAATGTTGACACGGTCCGAGTCTCCACATACCCTACAAATGGTGCCAATTTGCCACTTCCCGTAACGCCGACCTTGGTTACCAATGTGCTCAACGACGAAGGGCTTGACAACAGTGCAAATACAGTGGACCGATTTTGGGAAGTCAATCCTACGGGCTCCACAGGCGTCATTAGTTTGACTTTGAACGCCCAATTGGACGAAGTGGGAACGGTGACCAACCTTGTGGCGCAACGTTGGGACAGCCTGAGCGATACTTGGGACGCTCCGTTGCCCGGACAAATCAGTTCCGCCACTGCTGTAACCGTCCCTAATGTCTCAGAATTCACCACATTCGCCATTGCAGAAGCCGTTGAGCCCCTGCGTGTCGAATTTCTGAGCTTCGATGCTTACGTGAATGGCTCCAAAGTGATGCTCAAGTGGGTGACGGGCAGCGAAACCAACAGCGATCATTTTAGTGTGCAGCGTTCGGCAGATGGCTATTCATTTACTGAAATCGGCACGGAAGCAGCAGCAGGAAATAGTTACGTGGTTTTGCGCTATTCAAGCGAAGACCTCAATCCACTCAAAGGCAGATCGTTTTACCGGATCGTCGAATATGATGTCAACGGCGGCACCGTGACCTCCGACATGAGAGCCGTGTACTTCGAGGAACTCAAATCAATGACTTTTTCGGTATACCCCAATCCAATAACACAAGGAAACCTGCAACTGCGCATCGTTGGAGGAGAAGGCGAGACTGTGACCATAAGATTGGCAGACATGCTTGGCAAGGTACTGATCAGTAGCGAATTGAAACTAAACGACGATATCGTGGATTATTCGTTTGAAATCATTCCATTCCTTGCAAAAGGGAATTATGTCGTGTGGATTGCCAGCAAATTGGGCAACAAAAGTTTTCAAGTCATTGTGCAATAG
- a CDS encoding GHKL domain-containing protein encodes MLDTSIIDRLKTNYYGALMGSAFLMILLGAVNCLILGRFEWVIFWTFARLRKFLFGLLVFGGNNRSTRHLRRFSRRSGMQFLALIFPNSTIPLVLSFAILVDLNTAIKESGSKITSNNLPQITGYETEFRQLLQNLISNAMKFRKAGTAPEIHVSANRKGNEWEFSVKDNGIGIEPEHQERIFLIFQRIHNRSLYEGTGIGLANCRKIVELHGGTIRVESEKGKGSNFLFTIPIR; translated from the coding sequence ATGTTGGACACCTCAATAATCGACCGACTCAAAACCAACTATTACGGAGCCTTGATGGGTTCCGCCTTTCTGATGATCCTCTTGGGGGCCGTCAATTGCCTGATCTTGGGACGGTTTGAATGGGTGATCTTCTGGACATTCGCTCGACTTCGCAAATTTCTCTTTGGACTGTTGGTGTTTGGCGGTAACAACCGCTCAACTCGACATTTACGGCGGTTCTCGCGGCGGTCAGGTATGCAATTTCTTGCGCTCATTTTCCCGAACTCGACAATACCTCTTGTATTGTCATTCGCCATTTTGGTCGACCTCAACACTGCGATCAAGGAAAGTGGTTCCAAAATCACTTCCAATAATCTCCCACAAATCACCGGCTACGAAACGGAATTCCGGCAACTGCTCCAAAACTTGATCAGCAATGCCATGAAATTTCGCAAGGCAGGGACTGCGCCGGAGATTCATGTTTCGGCCAACCGTAAAGGAAACGAATGGGAATTTTCCGTCAAGGACAATGGCATCGGCATCGAGCCGGAACACCAAGAGCGGATTTTCTTGATTTTTCAGCGCATTCACAACCGAAGCCTCTACGAAGGCACCGGGATCGGTCTTGCCAATTGCCGCAAGATTGTGGAACTGCATGGCGGCACGATTCGGGTCGAATCGGAAAAGGGCAAAGGCAGCAATTTCTTGTTTACAATTCCAATCAGATAA
- a CDS encoding SMI1/KNR4 family protein produces the protein MDNFKNIFAQFGTKRTTPTKTEIPDIEQLVQFQLPQDYKYFLQEYTGFEGNIGREYLGIWDLDELIELNSAYEIPAMLSRTLAIGSNLGGECIALQLTLEGSFRVILIPFASLNETDQIVIGDSFTDFFVRLMNGDNWFGTKS, from the coding sequence GTGGACAATTTCAAGAACATATTTGCTCAATTCGGAACCAAAAGGACAACCCCTACCAAAACAGAAATTCCTGATATTGAGCAACTCGTCCAATTCCAACTGCCGCAGGATTACAAGTATTTCCTTCAGGAATACACCGGTTTTGAAGGCAATATTGGAAGAGAATACTTGGGAATCTGGGACCTCGACGAGCTCATCGAACTCAACAGCGCCTATGAAATACCCGCGATGCTGTCGCGTACACTTGCAATCGGAAGTAACTTGGGTGGAGAGTGTATTGCACTTCAACTCACCTTGGAAGGTTCATTCCGTGTGATTCTTATACCTTTTGCGTCTTTAAACGAAACCGATCAAATTGTGATCGGCGATTCATTCACTGATTTCTTTGTTCGATTAATGAACGGGGATAACTGGTTTGGAACAAAATCATAG